A single genomic interval of Canis lupus dingo isolate Sandy chromosome 6, ASM325472v2, whole genome shotgun sequence harbors:
- the LOC112646178 gene encoding 40S ribosomal protein S23-like, with the protein MPLFCSGKCLCPTRKLCSHGQDQKWHDKQYKKAYLGTALKTNPFGGISHAKGIVLEKVGVEVKQPNSAIRKCAGVQLIKNGKKKKNHCLCTLYGCLNFIEENYEVLVAGFGHKGHAVDDIPGIGIKVVKVDNASLLVLYEGKKERRRSSVLMVKTQQ; encoded by the coding sequence ATGCCTCTTTTTTGCTCAGGGAAGTGTCTCTGTCCCACCAGGAAGCTCTGCAGCCATGGACAAGATCAGAAGTGGCATGATAAACAGTACAAGAAAGCCTATTTGGGCACAGCCCTGAAGACCAACCCTTTTGGAGGCATTTCCCATGCAAAAGGAATTGTGCTGGAAAAAGTAGGGGTTGAAGTCAAGCAGCCAAATTCTGCCATCAGGAAGTGTGCTGGGGTCCAGCTGatcaagaatgggaaaaaaaaaaaaaatcactgcctttGTACTCTTTATGgttgtttgaattttattgagGAAAATTATGAGGTTCTGGTTGCTGGATTTGGTCACAAAGGTCATGCTGTGGATGACATTCCTGGAATTGGCATTAAGGTTGTCAAAGTAGACAATGCCTCTCTTTTGGTCTTATACGAAGGCAAGAAGGAAAGACGAAGATCCTCAGTTTTGATGGTGAAAACACAACAGTAA